A part of Cannabis sativa cultivar Pink pepper isolate KNU-18-1 chromosome 6, ASM2916894v1, whole genome shotgun sequence genomic DNA contains:
- the LOC115725529 gene encoding E3 ubiquitin-protein ligase SINAT2, translating into MSLGGGFCKEMIESHVTYGDCDASSATTSNLELRSSPFKKGVLTLSENIGIASNNDVHELLECPVCMNLMYPPIHQCPSGHTLCSSCKARVHNCCPTCRQELGNIRCLALEKVAESLDLPCRYQLLGCNDIFPYYSKLKHEKNCKHRPFSCPYAGAECSVTGDIPFLVMHLRDDHKVDMHDGSTFNHRYVKSNPQEIENATWMLTVFNCFGRQFCLHFEAFQLGMAPVYMAFLRFMGDDDEAKQFTYSLEVGGNGRRLMWQGIPRSIRDSHRKVRDSQDGLIIQRNLALFFSGGSRQELKLKVAGRIWKEN; encoded by the exons atgTCCCTTGGTGGTGGTTTTTGCAAGGAAATGATAGAATCCCATGTTACATATGGAGATTGTGATGCATcatcagcaacaacatcaaatttGGAATTAAGAAGTTCACCTTTCAAGAAAGGTGTATTGACTTTGAGTGAAAATATTGGAATAGCTTCTAATAATGATGTGCATGAACTTCTTGAGTGTCCTGTTTGTATGAATTTGATGTACCCTCCTATTCATCAG TGTCCGAGTGGCCACACACTATGTTCAAGCTGCAAGGCTAGAGTACACAATTGTTGCCCCACATGTCGCCAGGAGCTAGGAAACATTAGGTGCTTGGCTCTAGAGAAagttgcagaatcacttgatctCCCTTGCAGATATCAACTTTTGGGGTGTAATGATATATTCCCATATTACAGCAAGCTTAAACACGAAAAGAACTGTAAGCATCGCCCGTTTAGCTGCCCTTATGCGGGAGCTGAATGTTCTGTCACCGGCGATATCCCTTTCCTTGTGATGCATTTGAGAGATGACCACAAAGTTGATATGCATGATGGCTCCACTTTCAACCATAGATATGTCAAATCCAATCCTCAAGAAATCGAAAATGCTACATGGATGTTAACT GTTTTCAACTGTTTCGGTAGGCAGTTTTGCTTGCATTTCGAGGCATTCCAGCTTGGTATGGCACCTGTTTACATGGCCTTTCTTCGATTCATGGGGGACGATGATGAGGCAAAGCAATTCACCTACAGTCTTGAAGTTGGTGGGAATGGAAGAAGACTTATGTGGCAGGGGATACCTCGAAGTATTCGGGATAGCCACAGGAAAGTTCGGGACAGTCAAGACGGGTTAATTATTCAGAGGAACTTGGCACTGTTTTTTTCGGGTGGTAGTAGGCAGGAGCTTAAACTGAAAGTGGCCGGTCGAATTTGGAAGGAGAATTGA
- the LOC115695671 gene encoding uncharacterized protein LOC115695671, which translates to MEALQKKNLLMGYLLLMVLLLFFTSGIQAWTGEIHGRVVCDVCGDSSIGPEDHVLEGAEVAVLCITKSGEVLNYQAFTNEKGLYTVAETMPESDRWDACLARPISSFHEHCTHLGEGSSGVKFSYSHPSGYSHPVRTFVYRPPSVPTYCI; encoded by the exons ATGGAAGCTCTGCAAAAGAAGAATCTGCTAATGGGTTATCTTCTTTTGATggtattactattatttttcACCTCTGGTATACAAGCTTGGACTGGTGAGATCCATGGTAGAGTCGTCTGTGATGTCTGCGGTGATTCCTCAATTGGGCCTGAAGATCATGTTCTTGAAg GGGCTGAAGTGGCTGTTCTTTGCATCACAAAATCTGGGGAAGTTTTAAATTACCAGGCATTCACAAATGAAAAGGGACTGTACACAGTGGCAGAGACAATGCCCGAGAGCGATCGCTGGGATGCGTGCCTGGCTCGACCTATCAGCAGCTTCCATGAGCACTGCACTCATCTTGGTGAAGGCAGCTCAGGAGTAAAGTTCAGTTATTCTCATCCATCAGGTTACTCTCACCCTGTCAGGACTTTCGTATATCGACCTCCAAGTGTCCCCACATACTGTATTTGA
- the LOC115695507 gene encoding uncharacterized protein LOC115695507, translating into MKSNSKEFRYTFGDYYCDICEEERDPRLRVYYCGHCKYVAHVHCVISEVMNVLKGDIRDVKLKVLGEDAWDFPNKDIDYPTTLSSLVTLNDLIHKLYSYELYILKWHFDWNEEKEKSKIMSNDDDKADEVLKLSSFTESDFMKFMLDEFHSFFGRSKLKIKGNEVALKIVDVKGHMVPFNLASVIKYLLHKHGDITTDSRRSQYFKGICFYFVCKVMKEMHTTLVTDITKRLLHQWYHYIRFVRYYTAFEVGFLEESLWKITRYFYYQQVSKVLETEFPMKIEKKKAELLKKIAEYDAGLENCKKLYECSRKKGTLKEGLEMENNFRWKSAREIGSLK; encoded by the exons ATGAAGTCTAATTCCAAGGAATTCA GATATACTTTTGGAGACTATTACTGTGACATTTGTGAAGAAGAGAGAGATCCACGACTTCGAGTTTATTACTGTGGCCACTGCAAATATGTCGCTCACGTACATTGTGTAATCTCTGAG GTGATGAATGTATTAAAAGGTGATATTAGAGAtgtgaaactaaaagttttggGAGAAGATGCTTGGGATTTTCCTAATAAAGACATTGACTATCCAACTACATTATCATCTTTGGTCACCTTAAACGACTTAATCCACAAATTATATAGTTATGAGCTATACATTTTGAAGTGGCATTTTGACTggaatgaagaaaaagaaaagagtaaAATCATGAGTAATGATGATGATAAAGCTGATGAGGTTCTAAAACTTTCTAGTTTTACAGAATCTGATTTCATGAAGTTTATGTTGGATGAGTTTCATTCTTTCTTTGGGAGAAGTAAGTTGAAAATAAAAGGGAATGAGGTAGCATTGAAGATTGTTGATGTAAAGGGTCATATGGTACCTTTTAATTTGGCCTCTGTTATCAAATACTTGCTTCACAAACATGGAGATATTACTACCGACTCAAGACGTAGCCAATACTTCAAAGGCATTTGCTTTTACTTTGTATGTAAAGTGATGAAAGAGATGCATACTACTTTGGTCACTGACATCACTAAACGTCTTCTTCATCAATGGTATCATTACATAAGATTTGTAAGATATTACACAGCCTTTGAGGTGGGTTTTTTGGAGGAATCTCTATGGAAGATCACAAGATATTTCTATTACCAACAAGTAAGTAAAGTGCTTGAGACTGAGTTCCCAATGAAAATAGAAAAGAAGAAGGCTGAGTTGTTGAAGAAGATAGCTGAGTACGATGCTGGACTTGAGAACTGCAAGAAACTCTACGAGTGTTCTAGAAAAAAGGGAACCCTAAAAGAAGGCTTggaaatggaaaataatttcAGATGGAAGTCGGCAAGGGAAATTGGTTCATTAAAATAG